The Peribacillus muralis DNA segment GCCGTAGAGCTTTCATTTAAATCAAGAACTGTCCCGCCGGTGTATTTGGTTTTACCACCTGTAAACTCCACATAGCGTTGCTCCGCTGCCTCTTCGAGAATTTTCTTTCTCTGCTCGAGAGTCTGCGAGTGTTTAAGCCCGTTACGGTTGACGCTCCCCATGTCGTACATACTGACTGTCGCAATGGCTTTCATACGAGGATCAACCTTGGCTGCGCTGATTGCAAAGCTCCCGCTACCACAAACCCCGAGAACACCAATCCTATCCCTGTCAACAATCTTCTGAGTGCCAAGAAAATCTACCGCAGCACTGAAATCTTCAGCATAGATATCTGGCGAAACAGCGTTGCGAGGCTGCCCCTCACTCTTTCCCCAGAAAGACAAATCCAACGACAAAGTAACGAATCCCTTTTCAGCCATTTTTTGTGCATACAGATTCGCACTTTGTTCTTTTACTGCGCCCATAGGATGTCCGACAATGATTGCAGGGTTTTGGGTATTCTTCTTCAAACCTTTGGGGATAAAAAGATTTCCTTCAACTTTCATCTTATATTGATTTTTAAACGAAACCTCCTGCATATTTACCTTTTTGCTCTTGTAAAAATTATCTGCTCCATTGGACATGTCAGGCGTGTATGCAATAGTCTTACTCTTAGATGCAAAGCCAACCCCAGTCTTGGAGGCAACGATGGTTGCGGATACAACCAAGCATATTGCAACCACTGTAAGTACACGCGTGATAATAGATTTTTTTTTCATTTAATATAACACCCTTTCATTTTCGGATATTTAAAGATTTTTCTTCTATGGTACGAGCTAACATCAACCCCTTTCCTTTGATATTTATTCTAGCTTGTTTTTTACATACACCCTATTACTTATATCTTATATCACAATATGCTTAATGAGCATATCTTAAACGTTTATCTAAAACATTATAAAGGATGCGTGATAGATGGAATTTAAAGTATTGTGATATTTTCTTACTCCTGCAAGAGAAGGAAGCATTACAGGTGCTGCTATTTTTTTGCACGTGACACAGCCAACCTTGTCAAAACCATTAAAAGATCTTGAACAAGAGTTAGGAAAAAAACTAATTATTCGCAGTAGTCACAGGATCATGCTCACAGGTAAAGGAATGCTCCTGCGATATGGTTGATAAATTAGGTGTAGAATTTAGTTCTATGAAAGGAAAAATAAGTGGTGACGTTTATCTAGGTGGGGGAAAGGGACGCCATAATTATATGGTTCGCTAATCTGTTGACGACAGGCTATTAAACAGACATTGCCTAAAAATAATTTGCGGATTGGTTTGATGAAGGTTTTGATGAATTAAACGGCGTAACTACATACAATCTTACATATAATGCTGCAATGCTTGTTGAAGAGGGGATTGATTAGGCAATAACCCTTGATAAAATTGTGAAATAATCTAGTTTTAGTAATCTTTGTTTTAGTCCCCTAGAGCCAAGACTTGAATCTAGCTAAACTATTGTTTGAAAAGCATCAGGTTTTCCCCGTTGCTGCTGAATTGTTTTTAAAAGTTTCAGGGGAAATTTTAAAAATTTAATTCACTTATATAGGATTTTTATAACATATACCTCTTAAATAAACACTTTTGTTGCTTTGAAATAAAATTTATTCCCTCTCTCAATCCAGCCTTTAACGATAAATAAAAAGAATCCATTTTGATAAAAGATTAATCAAAATGGATTTAGATTTAAAATCGTTTTTTTAAAATAGATTGATTATTTTCTACCTACAATGATCACTCTCTATTAGTTGATTTGTTTTAGGTTTATACCTATAATTTCTAAGTAAAATACATATAAAACCTAACACTAATGAAAGAACACCTACGAATAAAATATACTCTGTACCAATTTGTGCGATAATGATTCCGGCTACAGCAGCACCTATGGTTGTACCTAAGTTAACGGAAGTTAAGAATAACCCATTCGCGAAATCTGGAGCTTTGGGAGCAGAAGACATAATCCAATATTGATTAATGTTTGCACCAATACCTCCAAGTATCCCCCATACTAAAATAATAATAGCTGTAGGTACAGTAAGCTCTCCCACAAAGAAAAAGATCATATAAACAGCAGATAACACAATAGGAAAGATTGTGACTGAACGAATTGGATATTCCGTAAGTAGTTTGCCTGCGATAATATTCCCAATAATATTAGCTAAGCCGTAGACAAGTAACATGGCACTGATTATATTTAATGACATATCCGTTACAACATCTAAATATTCAGCAAGGTAGCTATATACTCCGAAAATGGCTGCGTTTAAGAAAAGAACTGCCAAAATAGAGAGCCAAGTGATTCCATGCGTTAAAATCTTTAGCTGAGAACCATAAGAAAGTCTTTCCTGCACAGGCATGGAAGGTACAAATAGCAAAGTCGCAATAAACGTAAAAATGTTTACGACAGCGAAAAAGGACATTGCTATTTCAAGTGAAACCGTATTGGCCATAAAGCTTACCACAGGAACACCTAGAACCATACCTGCGGAAACTCCTATAAAAACTTTAGAGATGGCTTTTGGTGCTTCCCTTTCACTAACAGAGGCAGCAGCTACTGATAAAGCAATAGAGACATATACAGGGTGGAAGAAGGCAGGAATGACTCGAGCTAGTAAAGCTACTGTAAAATTGTTTGTAAAAATGGAAATAACATTACCAACAATGAAAATAGCAAGTACCAGTAACATGACTTTTTTTCGATTTATACCTGAAAATATTAATGGTAGAGTTGGACCAGAAATGGCAATTGCTAGCGCAAAAAGACTCACCATTAAACCAGCTTTAGAGACACTGACATTAAAATAATCCGCTAAGGCAGGGAGTATACCAATTACGCCCATTTCGGTATTGATAATCCCAAATACACCAATTGCTAAAATAAATATAAGTAAACTTTTAGAATTCTTCATAAAATAGTGTTCCACTTCCTTTAACCATTCATTTTGACGATTATTCTAATTTTGCTCCATTTGTAGCGATGACATCCTTATACCAATAAAAAGATTTTTTCTTTATACGATCAAGAGAACCTTTCCCATAATCATCTAAATCAACATAAATAAAACCATAACGTTTGCTCATTTCACCTGTAGAAGCTGCTACTAAGTCAATACATCCCCAAGGAGTATACCCCATTAAATCAACTCCATCTTCCATAGCATCGTGCATGGAGATAATATGTTTTTTTAAATAATCAATTCGATAATAATCGTTAATTTCACCATTATCATCTATTTCATCTTTTGCACCGAGCCCATTTTCAACGATAAATAAGGGAACTTGATAGCGATCCCAGAGATCATTCATTGAGATCCTCAACCCTAAAGGATCAACTTGCCATCCCCACTCACTGGATTCTAAGAATGGATTTTTAACTCCTTGCATAAGATTTCCTGAAGCTGGATCGCTCTTTTCAGAATTGGTCACATTAATTGCCATACTCATGTAATAACTGAATCCGATATAATCCACCGTATTGTTTTTTAGAATCTCTAAATCTCCATCTTTAATTTCTGGAACTTTTGCATTGTACTCTTTTAGTAATTGATTGAAATAGCTTGGGTAATATCCACGAACTTGAACATCACTCGTAAAATAATTAAAAGCTCGTTGCTTTAATTGGGAAGCAAACTGATTTACAGGATTCGAATCAAAAGCATATAACGGTGCATAAATCTGCATACACCCTACTTGGATATCTCCTCTTAGCTCATGAGCAATTTTTACTACTAAAGCACTCGCAACAAATTGATTATGCCAAGCTTGAAAACGATTTGTATAGTCTTGAGCTCCTGAGGATACAACCAGCCCTTGAGATAGAGCCGGAAATTCCATTGCAGAATTGATTTCGTTAAAAGTCATCCAATACCTCACTTTATTGGCAAATCGGTTTAAGACAACTCTTGAAAAATTTTTAAAAAAACCAATCAGCTTTCTGTTTTTCCAGCCACTATAAACTTTTGCCAAATGAACTGGCATTTCATAGTGAGATATTGTTAACACAGGCTCAATACCGTATTTTAAACATTCATCAATCAATTGTTCATAGAAAGAAAGTCCAGTCTCGTTAGGTTCTACTTCATCACCCTTTGGGAAAATTCGGCTCCAAGCAATTGAAAATCTGTAGGCTTTAAATCCCATTTCTGCAAATAAAGCAATATCTTCTTTAAATCGATGATAATGGTCAATACCAAGATGGTTTGGATAATTGTATTTGTTTTGATCTATCTCCCAATCAAAGTCTGGTGAAGCAATGATTGAAAATCTATCCTTACCTCTAGGCATTGTATCAGCCACAGATATTCCTTTACCATCAGCATCAAACGCACCTTCACACTGATTAGCTGCTGTTGCTCCTCCCCATAAGAATCCTGCAGGAAAGACTGTTTTTTTAAAGTCACTCATTTAATAATTCCTCCTTCATTCTTTTAATGTAGAGTAGGTCATTTTCTTTAAATTACCAGAAATAAAAATAGCTATTAAACTGTAGGATTCAAATTGTTCTATTTTCCCACATTTTAAGGAAATCAATTTAGTATAAGTGACAATATCAAGGAATATAAAAGTTTGATATTGTAACATCACTATGCATAATCACAACTAATTAGCGACTAATCTTAATAATTCTTCTTTTGCTTGAACGGTATCGGATTTCAAATCAATAAACTCAATATAATTATCTGTATTGGTTATGATAATCGGTGTAACTACCTCATAGCCGGCTTCTTTAATTTTCTTGACATCAAAATCAATTAAATGTTGCCCTTGAGTCACTCGGTCTCCTTGCTTAATCGCAGAAGAGAAATGTTCTCCTTGTAACGAAACCGTATTAATTCCAATATGAATTAATACTTCTGCGCCTTCATCCGATTGAATACCAATTGCGTGATAGGTTGGGAACACCATCGTCACAACACCATTCACAGGAGAGGTAACTCGTCCTTCTGTCGGCTCTATCGCAACACCTCTTCCCATCGCATTGGAAGAAAATACAGAGTCATTGACTTCATTTAATGGTTTAACTAAACCGGATAATGGACTCAAAATCGTTTCATTTTTTTCAGAAGATGGTTCTGACTCTAATTTCTTTTCGTCCATTGCTATTGTTTTCTTATCTTCAAAACCTAGTACAAGCGTTAATCCGGCTGAAACTGCAAATGCTACAAACATGGCAATAACATAAGAAATTAATGGAGAATATATAGGAACACTCAATATTGAAGGAAAGGCATATACTGTGGCTACAGCTCCAAGTAAACCACTGACACCTCCACCAATTACCCCACCTATCGCTATATAAATAAGCCCGCGTTTATACCGAAGTGCTAAACCGTAAAGGATTGGTTCCGTAATTCCTGAAAGTAGTCCAGGCATCAATGTTGAGCCTGCAAGTGCTTTTAATTTTTTATCTTCCGTTTTTAAGAACACCCCGAATGCTAAACCGATTTGTGCAAAGACAGCCGCAGACACTAATGCAAGAATCGGATCTCCTCCACTTGCTAAATTTTCAAGAATAAAAGGTGTAAACCCAGTGTGTATTCCAAACAAAGTAAGGAAGGTCCAACCTCCACCCAAGATAGCACCAGTTAATACTCCAGTTTCTGCATATAAGAAATTAATAAATGTTCCAATCGAATTTGCTATATATATACCAACAGGACCAAATGCTATCATTGTTAATGGCACGATAATAATTAAAGCCAACATAGGAAGCATAAACATTTGTAAATCTTTATGAATGATTTTTTTTAGACATCTATTTAATAAAGCATAAATAGTGATTGCGATAAAAGCTGGAAATACAGATGAAGCATAGTTCACTAAAACAACAGGGATGCCAAGGAAATCTGTTATATCCCCACGAACTTGTAACAATCCTATGAAATTAGGCTCTAATAATGTTGCTCCTATCATCCCACCTACATAAGGATTTGCACCAAGCTTTGTAGAAATTGTGATACCTAGAAAAATGGGGAGGAAATAAAAAATCGCATTCCCGGCAGCTAATAAAATAGTGTAAGTTCCACTGTCAGTTGATAGGATATCGGTCATTGTTAAAAGAGCTAATAATGCTCTCAGCATACCTGCCCCAGCTAGCGCACCAAGTAAAGGCGAGAAACTTCCTGAGATAACTTCAAAAACCTTTTCAATAATATTTACTTTTTGCTTTGATGGTGTTGTATTATTTTTATCTCCATCGATATTTACAGCGGATTGTATTTCTTTAAAAACTTCAGATACATGGCTTCCAATTACTACTTGAAATTGGCCGCTATTTACAACAACACTCAACACACCATCTAAATTTTCTAGTTTTTCTTTATCCGCTTTCTTATTATCATGAAGGTTAAATCGTAATCGCGTTGCACAATGCACGACATTTTTAATATTTTCTTCTCCACCCACGAAGTAATTGATTTCTCCTGCTAGCTTTTTATAGTTCAATTTTTTCACTTCCTTTTATCAATTAGGGGTACAGTACAATAAAATGGAATTTAAACTGTTAAATTATAAGATTTTAAAAATTGTCTCTACCTGTTTATAGGAATTTTTTCATAGCAGTTGTGTTGTAGGAAAAACCATTATTTACATTATTGAACTATCCATCAGTCAACTTTTTGAGTTGGGCGAATGAAGATCTCACATACCACAGCAGTTTCAGGTGTACTTATGGTATAAGCGACTACATTAGTTGTATGAAGCTCAGTATCTCCCTTTCCTGGTGAGATAAACGTGCTTCGAAAAGTGGTGCATATGACTTTATTCCAGCGTAGAGTACATCTACACCACCATATTTTTCA contains these protein-coding regions:
- a CDS encoding alpha/beta hydrolase — protein: MKKKSIITRVLTVVAICLVVSATIVASKTGVGFASKSKTIAYTPDMSNGADNFYKSKKVNMQEVSFKNQYKMKVEGNLFIPKGLKKNTQNPAIIVGHPMGAVKEQSANLYAQKMAEKGFVTLSLDLSFWGKSEGQPRNAVSPDIYAEDFSAAVDFLGTQKIVDRDRIGVLGVCGSGSFAISAAKVDPRMKAIATVSMYDMGSVNRNGLKHSQTLEQRKKILEEAAEQRYVEFTGGKTKYTGGTVLDLNESSTAIEREFYDFYRTSRGEYTPKGQSSQLTTRPTLTSNVKFMNFYPFEDIETISPRPMLFIAGENAHSREFSEEAYKLAGEPKELYIVPGAGHVDLYDRVNLIPFDKLESFFKENLKKK
- a CDS encoding MFS transporter — translated: MKNSKSLLIFILAIGVFGIINTEMGVIGILPALADYFNVSVSKAGLMVSLFALAIAISGPTLPLIFSGINRKKVMLLVLAIFIVGNVISIFTNNFTVALLARVIPAFFHPVYVSIALSVAAASVSEREAPKAISKVFIGVSAGMVLGVPVVSFMANTVSLEIAMSFFAVVNIFTFIATLLFVPSMPVQERLSYGSQLKILTHGITWLSILAVLFLNAAIFGVYSYLAEYLDVVTDMSLNIISAMLLVYGLANIIGNIIAGKLLTEYPIRSVTIFPIVLSAVYMIFFFVGELTVPTAIIILVWGILGGIGANINQYWIMSSAPKAPDFANGLFLTSVNLGTTIGAAVAGIIIAQIGTEYILFVGVLSLVLGFICILLRNYRYKPKTNQLIESDHCR
- a CDS encoding glycoside hydrolase family 1 protein gives rise to the protein MSDFKKTVFPAGFLWGGATAANQCEGAFDADGKGISVADTMPRGKDRFSIIASPDFDWEIDQNKYNYPNHLGIDHYHRFKEDIALFAEMGFKAYRFSIAWSRIFPKGDEVEPNETGLSFYEQLIDECLKYGIEPVLTISHYEMPVHLAKVYSGWKNRKLIGFFKNFSRVVLNRFANKVRYWMTFNEINSAMEFPALSQGLVVSSGAQDYTNRFQAWHNQFVASALVVKIAHELRGDIQVGCMQIYAPLYAFDSNPVNQFASQLKQRAFNYFTSDVQVRGYYPSYFNQLLKEYNAKVPEIKDGDLEILKNNTVDYIGFSYYMSMAINVTNSEKSDPASGNLMQGVKNPFLESSEWGWQVDPLGLRISMNDLWDRYQVPLFIVENGLGAKDEIDDNGEINDYYRIDYLKKHIISMHDAMEDGVDLMGYTPWGCIDLVAASTGEMSKRYGFIYVDLDDYGKGSLDRIKKKSFYWYKDVIATNGAKLE
- a CDS encoding beta-glucoside-specific PTS transporter subunit IIABC — protein: MNYKKLAGEINYFVGGEENIKNVVHCATRLRFNLHDNKKADKEKLENLDGVLSVVVNSGQFQVVIGSHVSEVFKEIQSAVNIDGDKNNTTPSKQKVNIIEKVFEVISGSFSPLLGALAGAGMLRALLALLTMTDILSTDSGTYTILLAAGNAIFYFLPIFLGITISTKLGANPYVGGMIGATLLEPNFIGLLQVRGDITDFLGIPVVLVNYASSVFPAFIAITIYALLNRCLKKIIHKDLQMFMLPMLALIIIVPLTMIAFGPVGIYIANSIGTFINFLYAETGVLTGAILGGGWTFLTLFGIHTGFTPFILENLASGGDPILALVSAAVFAQIGLAFGVFLKTEDKKLKALAGSTLMPGLLSGITEPILYGLALRYKRGLIYIAIGGVIGGGVSGLLGAVATVYAFPSILSVPIYSPLISYVIAMFVAFAVSAGLTLVLGFEDKKTIAMDEKKLESEPSSEKNETILSPLSGLVKPLNEVNDSVFSSNAMGRGVAIEPTEGRVTSPVNGVVTMVFPTYHAIGIQSDEGAEVLIHIGINTVSLQGEHFSSAIKQGDRVTQGQHLIDFDVKKIKEAGYEVVTPIIITNTDNYIEFIDLKSDTVQAKEELLRLVAN